One window of the Zea mays cultivar B73 chromosome 3, Zm-B73-REFERENCE-NAM-5.0, whole genome shotgun sequence genome contains the following:
- the LOC100193900 gene encoding Protein REVERSION-TO-ETHYLENE SENSITIVITY1 translates to MELEADFADEDVSSNNGLQDLWSLDEIDSKRARFPCCIVWTPLPVVSWLAPYIGHVGICQEDGAILDFAGSNLVSMDNFAYGSVARYLQLDRKKCCLPVNLAAHVCKQSYSHSEVGAAMSWDDALQSGMRRFQHKYYNLFTCNCHSFVANCLNRLAYNGSVEWNVLNVASLVWFHGQWVDKMSFARSFLPFLTVTCIGILMAGWSFLVGMAAFSILLIGWFVFTVYCVKGLIC, encoded by the exons ATGGAGCTTGAAGCTGATTTCGCTGATGAAGATGTCAGTTCAAATAATGGATTACAAGATCTGTGGTCACTTGACGAGATAGATTCAAAGAGAGCAAGATTCCCGTGCTGCATTGTTTGGACTCCTCTTCCTGTAGTTTCATGGCTTGCCCCTTACATAGGGCATGTTGGAATCTGTCAGGAGGATGGGGCTATCTTGGATTTTGCTGGTTCAAATTTGGTGAGCATGGATAATTTTGCTTATGGTTCAGTTGCCAGATACCTCCAGCTTGACAGAAAGAAG TGCTGCCTTCCTGTTAATCTTGCAGCACATGTATGCAAGCAGTCCTACAGCCATTCAGAAGTTGGAGCAGCGATGTCATGGGATGATGCTCTGCAATCGGGCATGAGACGCTTCCAGCACAAGTACTACAATCTGTTCACCTGCAATTGCCACTCGTTTGTGGCAAACTGCCTGAACCGGCTCGCTTACAATGGCTCTGTGGAGTGGAATGTTTTGAATGTGGCTTCCCTTGTTTGGTTTCATGGCCAATGGGTGGACAAAATGTCTTTCGCTCGGTCTTTCTTGCCTTTCCTAACTGTGACATGCATCGGTATTTTAATGGCTGGCTGGTCTTTCCTGGTAGGGATGGCAGCATTCTCTATTCTTTTGATTGGATGGTTTGTTTTTACGGTATACTGCGTTAAGGGTTTGATATGTTGA